A DNA window from Pseudanabaena sp. FACHB-2040 contains the following coding sequences:
- a CDS encoding TIGR00730 family Rossman fold protein, with protein MNRICVYCGSNFGDRKSYLETAQALGTVMAERGITLVYGGGNVGLMGAVADTVLGAGGQVIGVIPQALVDKEVAHTGLSDLRVVSSMHERKALMAELSDAFIALPGGLGTLEEFCEIATWTQLGFHTKACGLLNVDGFYNGLLTFLDHATQEKFIRPAHRGIVLADTDPAALIDKLAKFEVPVVQKWIARGEQ; from the coding sequence ATGAATCGAATCTGCGTTTACTGCGGCTCAAACTTTGGCGATCGCAAAAGCTACCTTGAAACTGCCCAAGCTCTGGGCACGGTGATGGCCGAGCGCGGTATTACGCTCGTGTATGGAGGCGGTAACGTTGGCCTAATGGGGGCAGTTGCTGACACTGTGCTGGGGGCAGGCGGCCAAGTCATTGGGGTAATTCCCCAAGCGCTGGTGGATAAGGAAGTCGCTCATACCGGCTTGAGCGATCTGCGAGTGGTCAGCTCTATGCACGAGCGTAAGGCATTGATGGCTGAGCTGTCAGATGCCTTTATTGCTCTGCCTGGTGGGTTAGGCACGCTGGAGGAATTCTGCGAAATTGCTACCTGGACTCAGCTCGGGTTTCATACCAAAGCTTGTGGCTTGCTCAATGTGGACGGCTTTTACAACGGGCTGCTAACGTTTCTAGACCACGCTACTCAGGAGAAGTTCATTCGCCCTGCCCACAGGGGCATTGTTTTAGCTGATACTGATCCGGCAGCGCTAATCGACAAACTCGCTAAATTCGAAGTGCCCGTAGTCCAAAAGTGGATTGCTCGCGGCGAGCAGTAG